The following nucleotide sequence is from Borrelia puertoricensis.
ATTTTTAAAGGAAATCCCAAATTTTTAAATGAACTAGATGATTCAAAAAAACTTAATAAAGCAAAAAGAGAATACTTATCATCATTAATACTCGAAAATTCATATTATGCATTTGCAGAAGTACCTAATAAAATTATTGATAAAATCAATATTCATCATGCTTCGCTCCTTGCAATGCAAATTGCATATGAAAAATTAAATATAGACTGTGATTTAGTACTTGTAGACGGAAAATTTACTCCAAAAATAAAAGCTAAAAAAATCCAAGCAATTATTAAAGGAGATTCCATAATTAATGAGATAAAAGCAGCATCAATCATTGCAAAAGTACAAAGAGACAAATTGATGGATGAATACGATAGAATTTATCCTTTGTATGCACTTAAAAAAAACAAAGGATATCCAACAAAAGAACATAAAGATGCAATAAAAAAATATGGAATTTTAAGGCTTCACAGAAGAAGCTTTCAACTCATTTAAATAAAATTTTAGTTATTATCATCTCTAAATTTGTCTGAAAAACGATAATTCCTGTCAAAACTAAGATTGCCGTTTTTACTCCTTTCTTTGTGTCGATCAAAATCATTATGATATTCCCCTCTTGTAACCGAATTCTTAGAAATTTTTTTCTTAACCACAGAAATAGCTCTTAATAAATTTGACTCAAATTCTTCAATATTTTCTTCATAAACAAAAACTGAATGTCTCTCAAAATCTCCATTAACATTTCTCTTACTCTCTACAATATTCAAAAAATAATCGCCCTTTCTATTTTCTTTGACATTAAAAAAATAAGTTCTATCAGAATTTGTAAATAACTTATCAGAATATACTTCCCCTCTCTCGCCCATTAAGTCCTCCACACAAAAAGTCTTTATATTATATCAACCCACACAAAAGTTAAGATAATTGTACTTACTAAACAAAAAAAATACTAGCCAAAATTAATAATAAAATCAATTGACATAAAGTACAATTTTTTTATAAAATCAACTCTGTTCTTTATGCGTCCTTCGTATAATGGTTAATTACCTTAGCCTTCCAAGCTAATGATGTCGGTTCAATTCCGATAGGACGCTTTTCAAATAATACCTTAAATAAGTGTGTATCCTAATGCATGACAATATTGGAGATGGCGGGAATTGAACCCGCGTCCTAAAAATAATATCATAAATATCTACAAGCTTAGCTAGTGTTTAAAAAAAGTAACAAGGTTTGGGAAAACTAGCAAACCGCCAAATTACTCCCAAGTTTAAAAGTCCCTAAAAATCAACTTGAAATATTTTTAAGCAAGCCTTGATGTCTTAAAAGAGTATAAGCTGAACCTCAAAGCAAAATCCAACAGAACTCTCTGCTAATTTAAGCAGCCATTACAAGATTTGAACTTGTAAAGTCATTATTTTTTGCATTTATTAAAGAAGTTTTAAGAGATTCCCTCTGCTTGCAATTTATGCTACTAAAGTTTTTAGTCAAATCCAAAACATCCCCTGATCATAATTTAAAGAAAAAGTATAACATAAATGCACCTAAAAAGGCAAAACAATACAATTTGCAAAACAACATCTAAAAGCTTATAATGGTCCTAATATATTTAAACAATATTATTAATAAAAAATAAAATAATCAATGATGAAAGGAGTCCTTTTGAATAATGAAATTTTATGGTTCATTATGCTAATCTGTATTTATTCAGTTCTAATTATTATATACAAACTTTTTGGAAAAAAGGGATTGTTCGCATGGGTAACATCATCTGTCATTATCGCAAATATTCAAGTTTTAAAGCAAATCTCAATATTTGGATTTAATGCTACACTTGGTAATATTATTTATGCTTCATCATATGTTGCAACAGATATTTTATCAGAATTTTATGGTCGAAAAACTTCAAAAAAAGCAGTTTATATTGGATTTATAAGCTTCATAGCTTTTGCATTCATGACAAATATTCAACTTTATTTTTCAACAAGTAGTTCCGATATATATTTAAAAAACCTAGAAAGCATTTTTTCTTCAATTCCAATTCTATTAACTGCATCAATTATCGCATATATCATATCTCAACTAAATGACATATACCTATACCAATTTATTAAAGATAAATTCCCAAAATTCTTATTTATAAGAAGCAACGGCTCAACATTAGTAAGCGAGCTAATAGATACAATAATCTTTATAAGTATTGTAACATATTTTAATATATTTCCAAAAGAAGCTTATTTAGATATAGTAATCTCCACATATTTCATTAAAGGATTTGCAGGCATACTAGGAACTCCTTTCATTTACATTGCAAAAAGTGTATATCAAAACAAAAAAAATTCAATATAACAGCAATATCCCTCTAACTATTGCCTACCAATCTATGCTATAATTAATGATATGATGGACATGATTTTATGGACAACCTTACTAGCATTTGTATACCTACAATTAATATTATTATACTATCTATTCGGAAAATCGGGTCTTTTTTGCTTTAACAGCATTATGACAATACTTTCAAATCTCATTATACTTAAAAAAATATTTATATTCGAACAGCAAATAAGCCTAGCAGGAATAATATTCCTCTCAATTCTCTGCTCATTAAACCTGATTACAGAAAAATACAATGATAAATTAGCAATAGAGTCAATAACATTAAACATGTTTATACATATAACTTTTGTAACAATGATTTATTTTACATTATATTTTCAACAAAATGAATTTGATACTTCTAATATACATTTAAAAGTATTGTTTAACAATGCTTCCTATACTGCAATAATTTTCACTGGAACATACATTATATTTTTATGTAATTATATTAACATAAAAATATACTCTACATTACAAAATAACAACATAAGCAATAAACTTATAAATCATAATTTGTCAAGATTATGTT
It contains:
- a CDS encoding ribonuclease HII yields the protein MICGIDEVGRGCIFGPVLSAAVIFKGNPKFLNELDDSKKLNKAKREYLSSLILENSYYAFAEVPNKIIDKINIHHASLLAMQIAYEKLNIDCDLVLVDGKFTPKIKAKKIQAIIKGDSIINEIKAASIIAKVQRDKLMDEYDRIYPLYALKKNKGYPTKEHKDAIKKYGILRLHRRSFQLI
- a CDS encoding DUF3276 family protein, coding for MGERGEVYSDKLFTNSDRTYFFNVKENRKGDYFLNIVESKRNVNGDFERHSVFVYEENIEEFESNLLRAISVVKKKISKNSVTRGEYHNDFDRHKERSKNGNLSFDRNYRFSDKFRDDNN
- a CDS encoding queuosine precursor transporter; the protein is MNNEILWFIMLICIYSVLIIIYKLFGKKGLFAWVTSSVIIANIQVLKQISIFGFNATLGNIIYASSYVATDILSEFYGRKTSKKAVYIGFISFIAFAFMTNIQLYFSTSSSDIYLKNLESIFSSIPILLTASIIAYIISQLNDIYLYQFIKDKFPKFLFIRSNGSTLVSELIDTIIFISIVTYFNIFPKEAYLDIVISTYFIKGFAGILGTPFIYIAKSVYQNKKNSI
- a CDS encoding VUT family protein, with translation MTILSNLIILKKIFIFEQQISLAGIIFLSILCSLNLITEKYNDKLAIESITLNMFIHITFVTMIYFTLYFQQNEFDTSNIHLKVLFNNASYTAIIFTGTYIIFLCNYINIKIYSTLQNNNISNKLINHNLSRLCSSCIAYILANISMHVIAQLYPGNNINMVESSWIFTITIMIIDTFIYYFLNTLKVRKA